From a single Gimesia fumaroli genomic region:
- a CDS encoding DUF1559 domain-containing protein, with protein MLFPEIDRRRARGGFTLIELLVVIAIIAILIALLLPAVQQAREAARRAQCKNNLKQIGLAIHNYESAYRVFPGLSSESAYGYSVQARILPFVDQGNLQNLIDFDVPLMVGSGGSQSMNPIHNTVAGQVLPLFLCPSEPESPIFQNANTGTGVFAGTNYVVCTGDGTDTNYDTRARTNGMFFWGSASRFRDLTDGSSNTLILSESLMGNKLDGSGLVTDPQRQMARYRGGGMGAAGEGFTSAPGHNPDIAAAAVAAGNVDGRGRSSWIWGREHLTSFNTYMTPNSNVPDVHRNGFGWFAPRSMHVGGVHVGLGDASVRLVSENIDLTLWRALGTKAGGEVIGEF; from the coding sequence ATGTTATTCCCTGAAATTGACCGGCGGCGTGCGCGCGGCGGGTTTACGTTAATTGAACTTTTAGTCGTCATCGCCATCATTGCGATTCTGATTGCCCTGTTGTTGCCCGCGGTCCAGCAGGCGCGGGAAGCAGCCCGGCGGGCACAGTGTAAAAATAATCTGAAACAGATTGGTCTGGCGATTCATAATTATGAAAGCGCGTATCGCGTGTTTCCCGGTTTGTCTTCCGAGAGCGCCTATGGCTACTCGGTGCAGGCGCGGATTCTGCCGTTTGTGGATCAAGGCAACCTGCAAAATCTGATCGACTTTGATGTGCCATTGATGGTGGGGTCGGGGGGCAGTCAGTCGATGAACCCGATTCACAATACGGTTGCAGGGCAGGTGTTGCCTCTGTTTCTATGTCCGAGTGAGCCGGAGTCTCCTATTTTTCAAAATGCGAATACCGGCACCGGCGTCTTTGCCGGCACGAATTACGTTGTCTGTACGGGAGACGGTACCGACACGAATTATGACACACGGGCAAGGACGAACGGAATGTTTTTCTGGGGCTCTGCCAGCCGCTTTCGTGATCTGACCGATGGCTCTTCGAATACATTGATTCTGTCAGAGTCGTTAATGGGGAATAAACTGGACGGCAGCGGTCTGGTGACTGATCCACAGCGGCAGATGGCCCGTTATCGGGGCGGCGGAATGGGTGCTGCCGGTGAAGGCTTCACGAGTGCTCCGGGACACAATCCGGATATCGCGGCGGCAGCGGTTGCGGCCGGTAATGTTGACGGGCGTGGACGGAGTTCCTGGATCTGGGGCCGCGAGCATTTGACGTCGTTTAACACCTATATGACGCCGAATTCGAATGTGCCCGATGTGCACCGCAACGGGTTTGGCTGGTTTGCACCGCGGAGTATGCATGTCGGTGGCGTGCACGTCGGACTGGGAGACGCCTCGGTGCGGTTAGTGAGTGAGAATATCGATCTCACTCTCTGGCGGGCACTGGGAACAAAAGCAGGCGGTGAAGTCATCGGCGAGTTTTAG